The Brasilonema sennae CENA114 genome includes a region encoding these proteins:
- a CDS encoding DICT sensory domain-containing protein — MLEGSILQKLEAAHRHSKRPIQYGVYYKNTLVSLCHALEDHILTDDSTPLVITAFQQGKWYLQEAERYADIAKKSGQIAIMASLDTGFAEHPTSQLPNVNLVGLDSTDPVAEEWHLIILAPGYTAMVICQELSVADYGSSGVPASDVERKFYGLWTFEPELVKETAELAISHIGEYNPELAQKLKAHKQAIQSRLATPEDLSAVVSRVVEYLQTGQVNISVPTATRHQALDGNLVSNEIQAFLRMAQIIDATDTTNPMAAAQVVALAETMGQLLDIPAWQMKRLRLAALLHRIDPLQRVESVLSGGTSTRYQEDAPTCALSCPLVPGAQVLRTMPQLRAIAQIITHQTEYWDGTGEPARLVGDEIPLESRILALVADFQWRLNHKEMSQLSREEIFAQALEECRQLQSYRFDPKLVDTLALLVMGLQQGLDVPVMTPKASTSMWLLNSRLDSESKTSEQIRTYDK; from the coding sequence ATGTTAGAAGGCTCAATTTTACAAAAGCTAGAAGCAGCTCATCGCCATAGTAAAAGACCAATTCAATACGGCGTTTACTACAAAAACACCTTGGTTTCCTTGTGTCATGCTCTGGAAGACCACATTTTAACTGACGACAGTACACCTTTAGTCATCACAGCCTTCCAACAAGGAAAATGGTATTTGCAAGAAGCCGAAAGATATGCAGATATTGCTAAAAAATCCGGTCAAATCGCGATCATGGCTTCCCTGGATACAGGCTTTGCTGAACATCCCACAAGCCAGTTGCCCAATGTGAACCTGGTAGGATTAGATTCAACTGATCCAGTGGCGGAGGAATGGCACTTGATTATTCTCGCACCAGGATACACAGCAATGGTAATTTGTCAAGAACTTTCAGTTGCTGATTATGGTTCTAGCGGAGTACCTGCATCAGATGTAGAGCGGAAATTCTACGGCTTGTGGACATTTGAGCCAGAGTTAGTCAAAGAAACAGCAGAATTGGCAATTTCCCATATCGGAGAATATAACCCAGAACTGGCACAAAAACTCAAGGCACATAAACAGGCAATTCAGTCGCGTCTTGCAACACCAGAAGACTTGAGTGCAGTGGTTTCTCGGGTAGTAGAGTACCTCCAAACAGGGCAAGTGAACATTTCCGTGCCTACAGCAACTCGCCATCAAGCCTTGGACGGTAACCTGGTTTCCAACGAAATCCAAGCATTTTTACGGATGGCGCAAATTATTGATGCTACTGATACTACCAATCCAATGGCAGCCGCACAAGTGGTAGCGCTAGCAGAAACAATGGGGCAACTTTTGGATATTCCTGCATGGCAGATGAAACGTTTGCGTCTTGCAGCTTTGCTGCACCGTATAGATCCATTGCAAAGAGTAGAAAGCGTTCTTTCTGGTGGAACTTCTACACGCTACCAAGAAGATGCACCCACTTGTGCCTTGAGTTGTCCTTTGGTACCAGGAGCGCAAGTTCTGCGAACTATGCCACAATTGCGAGCGATCGCCCAAATTATTACACATCAAACTGAGTACTGGGATGGTACAGGTGAACCAGCCCGGTTAGTTGGAGATGAAATTCCTTTGGAGTCGAGAATTCTCGCATTAGTCGCGGATTTCCAATGGCGGCTGAATCACAAAGAAATGTCTCAGTTAAGTCGCGAGGAGATATTTGCTCAAGCTTTAGAAGAGTGCAGGCAACTGCAATCCTATCGCTTTGATCCTAAACTTGTAGATACATTGGCTTTATTAGTCATGGGTTTACAACAGGGACTGGATGTACCTGTGATGACACCTAAAGCTAGCACTAGTATGTGGCTACTCAATAGCAGGTTAGATAGCGAAAGCAAAACTAGTGAGCAGATTCGCACTTACGACAAATAA
- a CDS encoding CPBP family intramembrane glutamic endopeptidase, translating into MKKVLLRLRQRPAPIRLGAFILTLVGIWLPIAVPIYLLVDDSNLVTILTMVPLAIGFFVLLPIWNKYVYQQRQIFRHYGLERTRLNKVELVRGLAIGLITILILFSLEGLLGWLVWQKPNIFLLRVVLEGLITSLGVAFAEELFFRGWILDELQRDYTPPVVLWTDATIFAIAHFIKPLPEVIRTSPQFFGLLLLGLTLVWAKRGSRGRLGLPIGLHGGLVWGYYIINVGGLMKYSRQVPDWVTGVNDNPLAGVIGLVFLGGLALWMRGRAVKI; encoded by the coding sequence TTGAAAAAAGTTTTACTCCGTTTACGCCAACGCCCTGCCCCAATAAGGCTGGGCGCTTTTATATTAACTTTGGTGGGAATATGGTTGCCCATAGCCGTACCTATTTATTTGTTGGTAGATGATTCCAATTTAGTCACTATCTTGACTATGGTACCGCTGGCAATTGGATTTTTCGTGCTTCTCCCTATATGGAACAAATATGTATACCAGCAGCGACAGATATTTCGGCACTATGGTTTAGAAAGAACACGCCTCAATAAAGTGGAACTGGTGCGCGGCTTGGCTATTGGGCTGATTACCATTCTGATTCTATTTAGTTTAGAAGGACTCCTGGGTTGGTTGGTGTGGCAAAAACCCAATATTTTTTTGCTCAGAGTCGTTTTAGAAGGGTTAATTACCAGTTTGGGTGTGGCATTTGCAGAGGAATTGTTTTTCAGGGGGTGGATATTGGATGAACTGCAGCGGGATTATACCCCCCCTGTCGTACTTTGGACAGATGCCACCATTTTTGCGATCGCCCACTTTATTAAACCACTGCCAGAAGTCATTCGCACCTCCCCGCAATTTTTTGGCTTATTGTTGCTAGGGTTAACACTGGTATGGGCGAAGCGGGGTTCCAGGGGACGCCTAGGTTTACCGATTGGTTTACATGGTGGTTTAGTTTGGGGATACTACATTATTAATGTTGGGGGATTGATGAAATATTCTCGTCAAGTTCCCGACTGGGTGACGGGCGTGAATGATAATCCTTTGGCAGGAGTGATAGGGTTGGTGTTTTTGGGTGGGCTGGCGTTGTGGATGAGGGGGCGGGCAGTGAAAATTTGA
- a CDS encoding DUF3857 domain-containing protein, which translates to MKAYGTEVRQLLSFQTLNRKVQTPVKTAGTTTEKQPTTPPAKPVVENARMDNYENHYQVNLDYTYTEVIAQRMTLLTRQGIEDWQRANQSYSPDTQSLELVEAYVIQPNGEKVKVTEENIFTRPSQESQDAPGFSNSMTTTVVFPKLMVGSQTFVKWKLTQKKPSIDFSDIETPSFRESSVKETVQISIPTSLKLRWKKRGAYVVSDKIQGDRRIITAVIANQPARQSENDMVDPTDVDSVFVFSNLDSWEELGKIVWRDWHDKAVVTPEIKRLADKITGDKQGIEATRLIYNWVAQNIKYVAVYLTESAGYIPHTSTAILRNGYGDCKDYVLLMQTLLKAKGINSVPVLVNWGSIYQTVPLPTSSQFNHAIIYLPDYKIFANPTDNYASFGQLDVSLRNKFVVMATQKGLTAYTPKSIANQNRYSMTSTITIANDGSINGQSEVQYFGSFNTPSRRYFASDKPEQIVNQLLAATPEGGSGTLETSDLNNLEQPVTVKGKWLSPYAVSIDKQIYFSTPFGVSTINPQSLRGFITFNKRSYPLVVGAGNGSWEYKIILPTGYKISHLPENRSFSNAAGEYKCRYEVGNGYIRVQRNLTFQKDVYSAQEYPAFQDLIYKIINDARSVMVLEKF; encoded by the coding sequence ATGAAAGCCTATGGCACTGAGGTTAGACAGCTTTTAAGTTTCCAAACTCTTAACAGGAAGGTTCAAACTCCAGTTAAAACAGCAGGCACTACCACGGAAAAACAGCCAACCACTCCACCGGCTAAACCAGTGGTTGAAAATGCCAGAATGGACAACTATGAAAATCACTACCAAGTCAATCTCGACTACACCTATACAGAAGTGATTGCCCAACGGATGACTTTGCTAACTCGACAGGGAATTGAAGATTGGCAGCGGGCAAACCAGAGTTATTCTCCTGACACTCAATCATTGGAATTAGTTGAGGCTTATGTGATTCAACCGAATGGGGAAAAAGTCAAAGTCACTGAAGAAAATATTTTCACCCGCCCAAGCCAGGAATCACAGGATGCACCCGGATTTTCCAACAGTATGACAACAACTGTGGTGTTTCCAAAACTGATGGTAGGTAGCCAAACCTTCGTTAAATGGAAACTGACTCAGAAAAAGCCATCAATTGACTTCAGTGATATAGAGACTCCATCATTTCGAGAGTCATCGGTTAAGGAAACCGTGCAAATCTCCATACCAACTTCACTCAAACTGCGCTGGAAAAAGCGGGGTGCTTATGTGGTGAGTGATAAAATTCAAGGCGATCGCAGGATAATTACGGCTGTGATTGCCAACCAGCCAGCCCGTCAGTCTGAAAATGACATGGTTGATCCTACAGATGTTGATTCTGTCTTTGTGTTTTCCAATCTTGATAGTTGGGAGGAACTGGGTAAAATCGTTTGGCGGGATTGGCACGACAAGGCTGTGGTGACACCAGAGATTAAAAGGCTGGCAGACAAAATTACGGGAGACAAACAAGGCATTGAAGCGACACGGTTAATCTATAACTGGGTTGCTCAAAATATTAAATATGTCGCCGTTTACCTGACAGAATCTGCAGGCTACATACCCCATACTTCCACAGCAATTTTGCGAAATGGTTATGGAGATTGTAAAGATTATGTGCTTTTAATGCAAACCTTGCTAAAAGCGAAAGGTATTAATTCTGTGCCTGTGTTAGTTAACTGGGGTTCGATATATCAAACAGTTCCATTACCAACAAGTTCTCAGTTTAATCATGCAATTATTTATCTACCTGATTACAAGATTTTTGCAAATCCGACTGATAATTATGCATCTTTTGGACAACTGGATGTTTCTTTACGCAATAAATTTGTAGTGATGGCAACACAAAAAGGTCTCACTGCATACACGCCAAAATCCATTGCTAATCAAAATCGCTATTCCATGACTAGTACAATCACAATTGCTAACGATGGAAGCATCAACGGGCAAAGTGAAGTGCAATACTTCGGAAGTTTCAACACTCCATCTCGGCGCTACTTTGCTTCCGATAAACCAGAGCAAATTGTCAATCAACTCCTCGCTGCAACTCCTGAAGGGGGTAGTGGTACGCTAGAAACTAGTGACCTGAATAATCTGGAGCAACCTGTGACAGTCAAGGGCAAATGGCTAAGCCCTTATGCTGTAAGTATAGACAAACAAATTTATTTTAGTACGCCTTTTGGGGTTAGCACGATAAATCCACAATCGCTGCGCGGATTTATCACATTTAATAAGCGTTCGTATCCCCTGGTTGTGGGAGCAGGGAATGGAAGTTGGGAGTACAAAATTATACTACCTACTGGATATAAAATCAGTCATTTACCTGAAAATAGAAGCTTCTCAAACGCTGCTGGAGAATACAAATGCCGTTATGAAGTAGGCAACGGATACATTCGAGTTCAGCGCAATTTAACGTTCCAAAAGGATGTTTATAGTGCTCAAGAATATCCAGCGTTCCAAGATTTGATTTACAAGATAATTAATGATGCACGCAGTGTGATGGTTTTAGAAAAATTTTAA
- a CDS encoding pentapeptide repeat-containing protein, producing the protein MNIEEIRLGKLKNLPGTNLEDEDLSNADLSRVNLAGAHLVGTIFTGSKLEGGHLEGANLMGANLVETDLRANLMGANLMQADLTGADLRGGNLRGANLMGARLSEVSLAGAFLSGANLMNVNLQGVDFRGADLRGANLTGANLKGADLSRADLQGALLSEANLEETDLRKANLAGANLTGANLLCAELDGANLNGVNLERACLVGTSVERVS; encoded by the coding sequence ATGAACATAGAAGAAATTCGATTAGGAAAACTCAAAAATCTGCCAGGAACAAATTTAGAGGACGAAGATTTATCAAACGCTGATTTAAGTCGCGTTAATCTTGCTGGTGCTCACCTTGTTGGCACAATTTTTACAGGTTCCAAACTCGAAGGTGGACATTTAGAAGGTGCAAATTTGATGGGAGCCAACCTCGTAGAAACTGACTTGCGGGCGAACCTTATGGGAGCGAACTTGATGCAAGCAGATTTGACAGGCGCTGACTTACGAGGTGGAAATTTGCGTGGTGCTAATTTAATGGGAGCAAGACTGAGTGAAGTCTCCCTTGCAGGTGCTTTCTTGAGTGGTGCCAATTTGATGAATGTCAACTTGCAAGGTGTTGACTTTCGAGGTGCTGACTTGCGAGGCGCGAATTTGACTGGGGCGAATCTTAAAGGTGCAGACTTGAGTCGCGCTGATTTGCAAGGTGCGTTGTTAAGTGAGGCGAATTTGGAAGAAACTGACTTGCGCAAAGCCAATCTTGCTGGTGCGAATTTGACGGGTGCTAATTTACTTTGTGCTGAATTAGATGGGGCTAATTTAAATGGTGTGAATTTGGAGAGAGCGTGTTTGGTAGGGACATCGGTTGAGAGAGTTTCGTAA
- a CDS encoding STAS domain-containing protein has translation MQVLLDYPKITVISPQGCLNATNALEFETNITKALSQDGVCLLLVDLEFVESVDSAGLMALVSALKLSQKLGRSFSLCSISPCLRIIFEMTQLDRVFEIFEGKAAFEAACFAIQSVKTNSCQKKS, from the coding sequence ATGCAAGTACTACTAGACTATCCAAAAATAACTGTTATTAGTCCTCAAGGTTGCCTAAATGCCACAAACGCTTTAGAATTTGAAACAAATATAACCAAAGCACTCTCACAAGACGGGGTTTGTTTGTTACTCGTAGACTTAGAGTTTGTGGAATCTGTTGACAGTGCTGGCTTGATGGCATTAGTGTCTGCACTTAAGCTATCTCAGAAACTAGGACGGAGCTTTAGCCTGTGCTCTATTTCACCATGCTTGAGAATTATATTTGAAATGACTCAGTTAGATAGGGTTTTTGAGATATTTGAAGGGAAAGCGGCATTTGAAGCAGCTTGCTTTGCGATCCAATCAGTGAAAACGAACTCATGTCAAAAAAAGTCTTAA
- a CDS encoding type II toxin-antitoxin system VapC family toxin: MLRAVADTHTVIWYIFADARLSITARSMIAQIASAGDQVAFSSITLAEIVYLSEKGRISALTLERLLAVVDTTDAVLAEVPFDRHIAQALRLVERTQVPDLPDRIIAATALYLGVPVISRDCKIKLSSRNTIW; this comes from the coding sequence ATGCTGCGTGCTGTCGCTGATACTCACACAGTGATCTGGTATATTTTTGCTGATGCGCGACTCTCGATTACTGCAAGAAGTATGATCGCACAAATTGCATCTGCTGGCGATCAAGTTGCTTTCTCCTCAATTACTCTAGCTGAGATTGTCTACTTAAGCGAGAAAGGACGTATTTCTGCACTGACGCTTGAGAGACTGCTTGCAGTTGTTGACACAACTGATGCTGTATTAGCAGAAGTTCCATTTGATCGACATATAGCCCAAGCTTTGCGTTTAGTTGAGCGCACACAAGTGCCAGATTTACCAGATCGCATTATTGCTGCTACAGCTTTGTATCTGGGAGTGCCAGTGATTAGTCGGGACTGCAAAATTAAACTATCCAGCAGGAACACTATTTGGTGA
- the clpS gene encoding ATP-dependent Clp protease adapter ClpS, whose protein sequence is MSVETLQKNSTSRKLAPRYRVLLHNDNHNSMEHVVQVLLTTVPNLTQPQAVSIMMEAHSNGFALVITCAQEHAEFYCETLKNHGLTSTIEPEE, encoded by the coding sequence GTGTCTGTCGAAACTTTACAGAAGAATTCAACATCCCGCAAGCTAGCGCCTCGGTATCGCGTTTTGCTTCATAACGATAACCACAACTCTATGGAGCATGTGGTACAAGTTCTATTAACTACAGTGCCAAACCTTACCCAGCCTCAAGCTGTTAGCATTATGATGGAAGCGCATAGCAATGGTTTTGCCTTAGTTATTACTTGCGCTCAAGAACACGCTGAGTTCTATTGCGAAACCTTGAAAAATCATGGTTTGACCAGCACAATTGAGCCTGAGGAATAG
- a CDS encoding photosystem II high light acclimation radical SAM protein, protein MDNRILYVRLPCNPIFPIGVVYLADHVHKLFPTIEQRIFDLGTVPPLDYASALDQCIDEFKPTLLVYSWRDIQIYAPVGGRGGNPLQYSFEIFYAKNPLVKLHGAFGGLRMLTSYYGELWRNLGLIKRGLKRAQKYHPDIRVVVGGGAVSVFYEQLGKSLPKGTIVSVGEGETLLEKLLTRTDITSERCYTVGESQPRTRLIHEQPTPVQKTACNYDYIESIWSEFSYYLQEGDFYIGVQTKRGCPHNCCYCVYTVVEGKQVRINPADEVVAEMRQLYNRGIRNFWFTDAQFIPARKFIEDAEELLQKIVDSGMTDIHWAAYIRADNLAPKTCELMVKTGMNYFEIGITSGSQELVRKMRMGYNLRTVLQNCRDLKAAGFNDLVSVNYSFNVIDERPETIRQTIAYHRELEKIFGADKVEPAIFFIGLQPHTHLEEYAFKEGIVKQGYNPMSHMPWNARKLLWNPEPLGSFFGEVCLEAWRRNPNDFGREVMKILEERVGCADLEEALCAPLEVKEKKLLAVS, encoded by the coding sequence ATGGACAATCGAATTCTGTATGTTCGCCTTCCTTGTAACCCCATCTTTCCTATTGGGGTAGTTTATCTTGCAGATCACGTTCACAAGCTGTTTCCCACAATTGAACAGCGGATTTTTGATTTGGGGACAGTACCGCCTTTAGATTATGCCAGTGCTCTGGATCAGTGTATCGATGAATTCAAACCCACACTACTAGTGTATTCGTGGCGAGATATCCAAATTTATGCTCCTGTGGGTGGACGTGGTGGTAACCCATTACAATATTCCTTTGAAATTTTCTATGCCAAAAACCCCCTAGTGAAATTACACGGTGCTTTTGGCGGCTTACGGATGCTGACAAGTTACTATGGGGAATTGTGGCGTAACCTCGGATTAATCAAACGTGGTTTGAAACGTGCCCAAAAATATCATCCAGATATCCGCGTCGTTGTGGGTGGTGGTGCTGTGAGTGTATTTTACGAACAGCTTGGTAAAAGTCTACCAAAGGGGACAATTGTTTCTGTGGGTGAGGGCGAAACCCTGCTAGAAAAACTTTTAACTCGAACAGATATTACTTCAGAGCGTTGCTATACAGTGGGAGAATCTCAACCACGTACACGCCTAATCCACGAACAACCCACTCCAGTACAAAAAACTGCTTGTAACTACGACTATATCGAAAGCATTTGGTCCGAGTTTAGTTATTACCTACAGGAAGGAGATTTCTACATCGGTGTGCAAACCAAACGTGGTTGTCCCCATAACTGCTGCTATTGCGTTTACACGGTTGTAGAAGGTAAACAGGTACGTATCAATCCTGCGGATGAAGTTGTTGCCGAAATGCGACAACTTTACAATCGGGGCATACGTAACTTCTGGTTTACCGATGCCCAATTCATCCCCGCCCGAAAATTTATCGAAGATGCAGAGGAACTGCTACAGAAAATCGTCGATTCCGGAATGACAGATATTCACTGGGCAGCATACATCCGCGCTGACAACCTCGCACCAAAGACGTGTGAGTTGATGGTGAAAACAGGGATGAACTACTTTGAAATTGGTATTACCAGTGGTTCTCAAGAACTTGTTCGTAAGATGCGCATGGGCTATAACCTGCGAACAGTTTTACAAAACTGTCGCGACTTAAAAGCTGCTGGATTTAACGACTTAGTCTCTGTCAACTACTCCTTTAACGTTATTGACGAACGCCCCGAAACTATTCGCCAAACGATCGCCTACCACCGCGAATTAGAAAAAATTTTTGGTGCTGACAAAGTTGAACCTGCGATCTTCTTCATTGGGCTACAACCTCATACCCATTTAGAAGAGTATGCCTTTAAAGAAGGAATCGTTAAACAGGGGTACAATCCAATGAGCCATATGCCCTGGAACGCTAGAAAACTTCTCTGGAATCCCGAACCTCTCGGTTCCTTCTTTGGTGAAGTCTGCTTAGAAGCATGGCGACGGAACCCCAACGACTTCGGACGCGAAGTTATGAAAATTTTAGAGGAAAGAGTCGGCTGTGCTGATTTAGAGGAAGCACTTTGTGCCCCCCTTGAGGTGAAAGAGAAAAAATTGCTTGCAGTATCATAA
- a CDS encoding DUF1830 domain-containing protein — protein MAQILDPLPPEQSGKLFCCYVNATSKIQVARISNIPNWYFERVVFPGQRLVFEAPKQAQLEIHTGMMASAILSDKIPCDRLAISEPNSFLFDTDSGSVMDPINKKPIVHINTITGDLIKSLQVAGLVSVD, from the coding sequence ATGGCTCAAATATTAGATCCTCTACCTCCTGAGCAATCGGGAAAACTGTTTTGTTGTTACGTAAATGCCACAAGTAAAATACAGGTGGCTCGCATCTCCAATATTCCTAACTGGTACTTTGAACGGGTTGTTTTTCCTGGACAAAGGTTAGTTTTTGAAGCACCAAAACAAGCTCAACTTGAAATTCACACCGGCATGATGGCAAGTGCAATTTTATCGGATAAAATTCCGTGCGATCGCCTTGCAATCAGTGAACCTAACAGTTTTTTGTTTGACACAGATTCAGGATCAGTTATGGACCCTATCAATAAAAAACCAATTGTGCACATTAATACAATAACCGGAGATTTAATAAAATCCTTACAAGTCGCTGGTTTAGTATCCGTTGATTAA
- a CDS encoding WG repeat-containing protein, whose translation MLVQGTILRHRYQIVAHIGSGGFGDTYLARDRDLPKHPQCVVKHLKPPSLDPDLLSIARRLFETEAQVQYLLGQHDKIPNLFAHFEENGEFYLVQEFVDGHDLSKELSPGKRFSENEVLQLLQEILEVLAVVHQRNIIHRDIKPKNLIRRRTDGKIVLIDFGAVKEIGTLAKNTQGVVRSTIAIGTPGYMPNEQANRDPKLCSDVYAAGMVAIQALTGLLPQQFLQDSTTGELMWSHYAQVNKKLEEVLNKMVGYHFSQRYQSASEALQAVNALAPQQQIPQQQTPQQSQQFNRVARVTSQIPQSFLWGGLIGLGGLGIGVIATVILLNRSPSPSSQPVTASPTPIASALPTTSPSTTPSASPQNINWAIEPRFEGVSYFSDELAKVNIDGKYGYIDKNGTEVIRPQFDDADNFSEGLAVVWISGQNGGYIDKTGRFVIPPQYAKDRAQKFSQGLARVRVARTWGYIDKTGRFVIERKFPEAQDFSEGLAGVKTGGKYGYIDKTGNFVVKAQFDQVYKFNEDLAGVKIGGKWGYIDKTGNFVIQPQFDQVYIFNEGLAGVKIGGKWGHIDKTGNLVVKAQFDQAWNFFEGLAGVKIGSNWGYIDKTGNLVVKAQFDEVGKFSEGLAAVKTGSKWGYIDKNGNFVIQPQFDKAGNFSETLAWVNINNNRGYIRNPLK comes from the coding sequence ATGCTTGTCCAAGGAACAATCCTGCGTCATCGCTATCAAATTGTTGCACACATAGGAAGCGGAGGATTTGGCGACACTTACTTAGCGAGAGACAGGGATTTACCCAAGCATCCTCAATGTGTCGTAAAACACCTGAAACCGCCAAGCCTCGATCCAGATCTTTTATCCATTGCCAGACGTTTGTTTGAAACAGAAGCACAAGTTCAGTACTTATTAGGTCAGCATGACAAAATCCCAAACCTTTTTGCCCACTTTGAAGAAAATGGGGAATTCTATCTGGTTCAGGAATTTGTTGATGGGCATGATCTCAGCAAAGAACTCAGTCCTGGCAAGCGTTTTAGTGAAAACGAAGTCCTTCAATTGTTGCAGGAAATCTTGGAAGTATTGGCGGTTGTCCATCAACGGAATATTATTCACCGAGATATCAAGCCTAAAAATTTAATCCGCCGCCGAACAGATGGCAAGATTGTTCTCATTGACTTTGGTGCAGTCAAAGAGATTGGAACTTTAGCAAAGAACACTCAAGGTGTCGTAAGGTCTACCATTGCTATTGGTACTCCTGGCTATATGCCGAATGAACAAGCTAATCGTGACCCCAAATTATGTAGCGATGTATATGCCGCAGGAATGGTTGCTATCCAAGCGCTCACAGGGTTACTTCCTCAACAGTTTCTCCAAGACTCTACAACAGGTGAACTGATGTGGAGTCATTATGCACAAGTCAACAAGAAGTTAGAAGAAGTTTTAAACAAAATGGTGGGCTACCACTTTAGTCAGCGCTACCAGTCAGCATCTGAAGCTTTACAAGCAGTAAATGCTTTAGCGCCACAGCAACAAATCCCACAGCAACAAACCCCACAGCAGTCCCAACAGTTTAATAGAGTTGCTCGTGTCACGTCACAAATTCCTCAATCATTTCTGTGGGGAGGTTTAATTGGACTGGGCGGACTAGGAATAGGAGTCATTGCTACTGTTATTCTACTAAATCGCTCTCCATCTCCATCTTCGCAACCTGTAACAGCTTCTCCAACACCAATAGCCTCTGCGCTACCGACAACATCTCCATCAACAACGCCGAGTGCATCGCCACAGAATATTAACTGGGCGATTGAGCCACGATTTGAAGGAGTTAGCTATTTTTCCGATGAGCTGGCGAAGGTAAACATTGACGGTAAGTACGGCTATATCGACAAGAACGGTACCGAAGTCATTCGACCGCAATTTGACGACGCTGATAACTTTTCTGAAGGACTGGCAGTAGTGTGGATTTCTGGTCAGAACGGAGGCTATATAGACAAAACTGGACGCTTTGTGATTCCGCCACAGTATGCCAAAGATCGTGCTCAAAAGTTTTCCCAAGGGCTGGCGCGGGTACGAGTTGCTCGCACTTGGGGTTATATAGACAAGACAGGACGTTTTGTCATTGAACGAAAATTTCCTGAGGCTCAAGACTTTTCCGAAGGGTTGGCAGGAGTAAAGACTGGCGGCAAGTACGGTTACATCGACAAAACGGGAAACTTCGTAGTCAAGGCACAATTTGATCAGGTATATAAATTTAATGAAGATCTGGCAGGCGTAAAGATTGGTGGCAAGTGGGGTTACATCGACAAAACGGGAAACTTCGTAATTCAACCACAATTTGATCAGGTATATATATTTAATGAAGGTCTGGCAGGCGTAAAGATTGGTGGCAAGTGGGGTCACATCGACAAAACGGGAAACCTCGTAGTCAAGGCGCAATTTGATCAAGCCTGGAATTTTTTTGAAGGTCTGGCAGGTGTAAAGATTGGTAGCAACTGGGGTTACATTGACAAAACGGGAAACCTCGTAGTCAAGGCGCAATTTGATGAGGTTGGGAAGTTTTCCGAAGGGCTAGCGGCAGTAAAGACTGGCAGCAAGTGGGGTTACATCGACAAGAATGGCAACTTCGTCATTCAACCACAATTTGATAAGGCCGGAAATTTTTCCGAAACATTGGCGTGGGTAAATATTAACAATAACAGAGGCTATATTCGCAATCCCTTAAAGTAA